Genomic DNA from Pseudomonas sp. CCC3.1:
CAGGGCGAAGGCGTTGACGGTGATGGCGAGCAGAGCGCCAGCCATGATGTCAGTCGGCCAGTGAGCCCCCAGGTACACCCGCGACATGGCGACGGTAATTGCCAGCAAGCAACCTATCAGCACGCAGGTAATGCGCATGCGTTGCGGTTTTTCGCGGCCAGCCAGAATCGCCAATGCCAAAAAGAAGGCAAACGCCCCGGAACTGTGACCGCTGGGCATGCTGTAGCTGGTCAGCGGGTCAACCAGCACTTCAGGGCGCATGCGTGCAAAGAAGTGTTTGGTGGTGGTATTGGCCACGGCAGTAAACAGCGTTACCCCGCCGAAGAAGATCAGCGCCCGCCATTGTTTGTTAAAGAACAGCAATGCGCACACCAGTGCGGCGGCCAGCAGTTGAGTGCGGAAGTTGCCGATTTGCGTCACTAGCACGGCGGCCAGGTCCATGGCGCTGCTGCGGTGCTCTTGCACCAGCGCGTTGATGCCTTGGTCGAATGCGCTCATGTGGGTGTAGCTGAAGAACACTGCGACCAGCAGGGCCAGGCTCAGTGTGCCGATCAGCACGGTCGCTTTAGGTTGCCGGCGAATATTGGCATGGATGCACAGCCCCAGCAGAGCCGCGATGCTCACGGCAACGATGGCGGCTTGTGGCCAGAAACCTTCGGGCAGCGGCAAGCGAATGGCCGCGCCGGTCGCCCAGCCGGGCAACAGGTAGGCAACAGACCAGCCCGCACCGGCCAGCAAGCTGACGAGAATGAAACGTGGGATGGGCATGTCGCACATCCCGGCGACCATCGGCAGCATCGGACGCAGTGGCCCAATGAAACGGCCGACCAGCAGGCTGACGATGCCGTAACGATGAAAGTAGCCCTCGGCCCCGGCTATCCATTCAGGGTGACTGCGCAGCAAGGGCAGGCGCCGAATATTTTGATGGAAACGCCTGCCCAAGGCGTAAGACAGCACGTCACCCAGCAAACCGCCGAGAAACCCCAGCAGCAGTGTTTCGCCCAAGGAGAGGGCGCCGCTACCGGCCATGACCGCGATTGCAAACAGCAATACCGTGCCCGGAACGATGATTCCGGCAATGGCCAGGCACTCTGTGCACGCCACAATAAATACTGCCAGACCCAGCCATTGCGGGTTGGCCGTCAGCCAGCCGGTCACGCTATCGAGCCATGGGCCCATACTTCAACTTCCTTTTGTTTTTTGTAGAGAATCAGCAGCCCTCTGTAGGAGCGAGCTTGCCTCGCGATCTTTTGATCGTTTAAAAGATTGCGAGGCAAGCTCGCTCCTACAGAGGCTCTTCGTTTCGCAAAATCAAATAATCCTGCCCCTCAACCTGCCCGCGGCGCAGTGGGTTACGGGTGCAGTACGCCGCGTAATCAGCGTCGACAAATCGGTACATCAAATGTTCGTCGCGACCGTGGGGGATTCCCAAGCGGGTGGTTTGCAGGATTCGCGGCGGTCGTTCTCTGACGTCATCGACCCATAATCGTTCGGAGTCGAAACATTTGGCATCCCATTCCGGGACTTTCAGGCCCAGGGATTTGCACAGCAATGTCTGCCCCGCGCACAGTGTGTGCGCGTTGCGGGGCTGGCCTTTAGCGTCGGGGTTGTTGCGTTGCATCTGCGCCAGGCTCGCGGGGCCGGACAGTTCGTCCTGCCACGGGTGTGCGGATTTAATCAGTACGGCATTGCCGGGCCCGTGGGCGCTGAAGTTCAGCGAGTCTCCACCGCGCGCGTAGTACATGTAGATGTACCCGCCATCCAGAAACAAAGCCTTACGTTTTTCTGTGTACCCTAGGGAGGCGTGGCTGCCTTTTTCGGCGCAGTAATACGCTTCGGTTTCGATAATGCGAGCGCTGAGCCACAGTCCGTTGACCTTATGACGTATGACTTTTCCCAACAGCTCGCGGGCGAGGAGCTGGGCGTCGCGGTTGAAAAAGGCGTCAGGCAGCATGGTCGGCATCGTCAGAGCGGTCATTGGAGAGGCTGAAAAGCACGAGAGCATAGCAAGTCACGCTTAATCGGGGCTGAACGAGGGCTATTTGCAGCCCATTTTGACCATCCGCCTGTCACCGCTGTGCGTGAGGCAGCTTGATCGCTATAATCGGCCGCTTTCCCCTCTGCCAAGACCATTGAGACCATGACTGAGTCCGTTCTTGACTACATGACCCGCCTGGGTCGCGCTGCTCGTGAAGCCTCCCGAGTGATCGGCCGTGCCAGCACTGCGCAGAAAAACCGTGCCTTGCAAGGCGCTGCGTCTGCATTGGATGCGGCCCGTGCGCAGTTGACTGCCGCCAATGAACTGGACCTGGCCGCTGGCCGGGCCAACGGCCTGGAGCCCGCGATGCTGGAGCGCCTGGCGCTGACCCCAGCACGTATCGACAGCATGATTGTCGGCTTGCGCCAGGTGGCCAGTCTGCCGGACCCCATCGGGGCCATTCGCGACATGAGCTACCGTCCATCGGGGATTCAGGTCGGCAAGATGCGCGTTCCGTTGGGCGTGGTCGGGATTATCTATGAATCGCGTCCGAACGTGACCATTGACGCTGCCAGCTTGTGCCTGAAGTCGGGTAACGCGACCATTTTGCGCGGTGGTTCTGAAGCCATTCACTCCAACCGCGCCATTGCCATCTGCATCCAGCGAGGTCTGGCCGAGGCCGGGCTGCCGCCGGCTGTGGTGCAAGTGGTTGAAGTGACTGACCGTGCCGCTGTGGGCGCGCTGATCACCATGCCCGAGTACGTCGACGTCATCGTGCCGCGGGGCGGCAAAGGCCTGATCGAACGCGTAAGCCGTGATGCCAAGGTGCCGGTTATCAAGCACCTGGATGGTATTTGCCATGTATACGTCAGCGCTCATGCTGACCTGGCCAAGGCTCAGCGCATCGCTTTCAATGCCAAGACTTACCGTTATGGCATTTGCGGCGCGATGGAAACCTTGCTGGTGGATCAGGTCGTGGCGGCGCAGTTTTTGCCCGCGATGGCCGAACAATTTCGCGCCAAGGGCGTCGAATTGCGCGGATGTGAACGCACTCAGTCGCTGATCGACGTGGCTGCGGCGACCGAAGAAGACTGGAACACTGAATACCTGGCCGCGATTTTGTCGATTCGTATCGTTGATGGACTGGACCAGGCGATTGAGCACATCAATCACTATGGTTCCCATCACACTGACTCGATCGTGACCGAGCATCAGGGCGAAGGCCGCCGTTTTATGGCCGAAGTCGATTCCAGTTCAGTGATGCTGAACACCCCAACCTGCTTCGCCGATGGATTTGAATACGGATTGGGTGCGGAGATTGGCATTTCTACTGATAAGCTGCACGCCCGCGGCCCGGTCGGTCTCGAAGGGTTGACCTGCGAGAAGTACATCGTGGTGGGTGATGGCCAGTTGCGCGGTCAGGAGCCGAGCTGACTTGGTCGACCTTAGCCCGTTAGTGGTGGTGCCGGTCATCGACGTGTTACCCCGGCGCATTGGCGTGTTGGGGGGCACCTTCGACCCGGTGCACATCGGGCATTTGCGGGGCGCGCTTGAAGTGGCGGAAATGATGGAACTCGATGAGTTGCGTCTGACCCCCAACGCCAGGCCGCCACACCGCGACACCCCGCAGGTGTCGGCGCTCGACCGTTTGGCGATGGTTGAGTGTGCTGTCGCCGGAGTAGCTACGCTGGTGGTAGACCCCCGGGAGCTGCAACGGAACAAGCCGTCCTACACCATTGATACCCTGGAACTGATGCGGGCCGAGTTGGCCGCTGATGACCAGTTGTTTTTATTGCTGGGCTGGGACGCTTTTTGCGGCCTGCCCATGTGGCACCGCTGGGAGGAGTTACTCCAGCATTGCCATATCCTGGTGCTACAGCGCCCGGATGCCGACAGCGAACCGCCGGATGCCTTGCGCAACCTGCTGGCAGCGCGCTCGGTAAGCGACCCGCTAGCCCTGAAGGGGCCCGGCGGACAGATTGCATTCGTCTGGCAGACGCCGCTCGCGGTATCCGCCACCCAGATCCGTCAACTGCTGGCCAGCGGTAAGTCGGTACGTTATCTGGTGCCCGACGCGGTCCTGGCCTACATCGATGCGCACGGGCTTTACCGTGCGTCGAACTAAAAAGGCGTGTTTCAAGGCGCGATTTGACGTGTATTGAAGCAGCCGAACATACGAGCAAAACGAGTTTTATATGACTGATAAAGATGTAAGCAAAGTAAAGCGCAAAGGCACCTTCAAAAGCGCCCCGTTGCCAGTTGCCGCCCACACGGGTGTGGTACTGGCTGGCGAAGCACTGGTGGAAGTGGCCAAAGCAGCACTGGAAGACGTCAAGGCCCAGGACATCCAAGTGATCGACGTGCGTGATAAGCACAGCATCACTGACTTCATGATCATCGCCACCGGTACTTCGAACCGTCAGATCGGCGCGATGCTGGACAAGGTCCGCGAAGCCGTCAAGGCACAGGGCGTCAAGCCGCTGGGTGAAGAAGGCAAGGGCGACAGCGACTGGGTTCTGCTGGATATGGACGATGTGATCGTGCACATGATGACCGCCAGCGCGCGTCAGTTCTACGACCTGGAACGCCTGTGGGCTGGTGCAGAACAAAGCCGTTCGGCCAGCGCTGCACACCACAGCCCGGAAAACAGCCACGAGCACTTCCTCAAGCTCAACAAAGACCAGGAATAAGGGTTCGCTGTGCGCCTGCGTTTGATCGCTGTCGGTTCGCGGATGCCCAAGTGGGTGGAAGAAGGTTGGCATGAGTATGCCAAGCGTCTGCCATCCGAGTTGGCCCTTGAACTGGTAGAAATTCCGCTCAATACCCGTGGCAAGAATGCCGACGTGGCCCGATTCATCCGTCAGGAAGGCGAGGCCATGCTGGCCAAAGTCGGCCCGGGGGAGCGGATTGTCACCCTCGAAGTGCACGGCAAGCCCTGGAGTACCGAGCAACTGGCGGTTGAGCTGGACCGCTGGCGCCTCGACTCGCGTACGGTGAACTTTATGGTGGGCGGCCCGGAAGGGTTGGCGCCAGAAGTCTGCGCCCGCGCCGATCAGCGCTGGTCGCTGTCGCCGTTGACGTTGCCGCACCCGTTGGTAAGGATTCTGATCGGTGAGCAGTTGTATCGCGCCTGGACGGTATTGTCCGGGCACCCTTATCACAAATAGCTCAGCGCCCCAGAATGACCCAGCCGATTCGCCTCAAAGACCACGAAAAGGACGCACGCCTTGTGCGCAAACGCGTCGTGGTCGGCGCATTCGTGGTGGTGGCTCTGATATGCGTACTGATTGCTCGTCTGTACTACTTGCAAGTGGTGCAGTACGACTATCACTCCACGCTGTCTGAAAACAACCGGGTGCATGTGCAGCCGATCCCCCCGACTCGCGGTCTGATTTTTGACCGCAATGGTGTGGTGATCGCAGACAACCGTCCCAGCTTTAGCCTGACCATGACCCGTGAGCGCTCGGGCGACTGGGCGCAAGTGCTCGACGCCATCGTCGAAGTGCTGCAACTCACGCCTGAAGACCGCGCCTTGTTTGAAAAGCGCATGAAGCAGGGGCGTCGGCCGTTTGAGCCGGTGCCGATTCTGTTCGAGCTCAATGAAGAACAAATCGCCCGGATTGCCGTCAACCAGTTCCGCCTGCCAGGGGTTGAGGTGGTTGCCCAGTTGGTACGCCACTACCCGCAAGGTGCGCATTTTGCGCACTCGGTGGGTTACATGGGGCGGATCAACGAGAAAGAGATTAAAACCCTCGATCCGGTCAACTACAGCGGCACTCACCACATTGGCAAAACCGGCATCGAGCGCTTCTATGAAGCCGAGCTGCATGGTCAGGTGGGTTACGAGGAAGTCGAGACCAACGCGCGTGGCCGTGTGCTGCGGGTGCTTAAACGCACAGACCCGATTCCCGGCAAAGACATCGTTCTAAGCCTGGATATCAAGTTGCAAGAGGCGGCCGAAGAAGCGCTGGCCGGTCGCCGTGGCGCCGTGGTCGCATTGAACCCGATGACGGGTGAAGTGCTGGCGATGGTCAGCCAGCCGAGTTTTGACCCTAACCTCTTTGTGACCGGCATCAGCTTCAAGGCCTACGCCGAGCTGCGTGACTCGATTGACCGCCCGCTGTTCAACCGGATCTTGCGTGGCCTGTACCCGCCAGGTTCGACCATCAAGCCTGCGGTCGCGATTGCGGGGCTGGACAGCGGTGTCGTGACGGGCACCTCTCGGGTCTATGACCCTGGCTATTACCAGTTGCCCAATTACGATCACAAGTACCGTAACTGGAACCGCACCGGTGATGGCTATGTCGATTTGGACACCGCGATCATGCGCTCCAACGACACCTACTTCTATGACCTGGCCCACAAGCTGGGCATCGACCGTTTGTCGACTTATATGAATCAGTTCGGCATTGGTCAAAAAGTCTCGCTCGACATGTTTGAAGAATCGGCTGGCCTTATGCCTTCCCGTGAGTGGAAGCGTGCGACCCGGCGTCAGGCGTGGTTCCCGGGCGAAACGCTGATTCTGGGGATTGGTCAGGGCTACATGCAGTCCACCCCTTTGCAACTGGCCCAAGCGACTGCGTTGATTGCCAGCAAAGGCAAGTGGAGTCGCCCGCACCTGGCTAAAACCATTGAGGGTGTTCCACCGGTAGACCCTAATCCAATGCCCGATATTGTGCTGCGCGACCCGTCCAACTGGGCCAAGGTTACCCACGGCATGCAGCAAGTGGTGCATGGCGCGCGCGGTACGGCGCGGGTTGCAGGCGTTGGGGCGCAGTATCTGATTGCTGGCAAGAGTGGTACGGCGCAGGTGGTGGCCATCAAGCAGGGCGAAAAATACGACCGCTCCAAGGTCCAGGAACGTCACCGTGACCACGCCTTGTTCGTCGGTTTTGCGCCGGCTAACAACCCGCAAATCGCGGTCTCGGTCATGATCGAAAACGGCGAAGCCGGCAGCCGCGTGGCTTCACCTGTGGTGCGTTCGGTCATGGATGCCTGGCTGCTGGATGCAGACGGCAAGCTCAAACCTGAGTACGCCAGCGCTTCAAAGGCGGAGGCTACGGCCAATGATGAGTAATTTTGACCGCATCCTCTCCAGTGAGGATGTGATGCGTCGCCGTGCCACGCTGCTTCAGCGTTTGCACATCGACGGCCCGTTGCTGATTTTGTTGCTGACGCTCGCAGCGGGCAGTTTGTTTGTGTTGTATTCGGCCAGTGGCAAAAGCTGGGACTTGTTGAGCAAACAGGCGACCTCGTTTGGTATCGGTCTGGTGTCGATGTTCATCATCGCTCAACTGGAACCACGCTTTATGGCGCGCTGGGTGCCGATCGGCTATCTGGCCGGGGTCATGTTGCTGGTGGTGGTGGACGTCATGGGCCACAACGCCATGGGTGCTACGCGCTGGATCAACATTCCGGGGGTCATTCGTTTCCAGCCCTCTGAGTTCATGAAAATCCTGATGCCCGCGACCATCGCCTGGTATCTCTCCAAGCGCACCTTGCCGCCGCAGCTCAAGCACGTGGCGGTCAGTTTGTTGCTGATCGGGATCCCCTTTGGCCTGATCGTACGTCAGCCCGACCTTGGGACGGCGTTGCTGGTACTGGCTGGTGGTGCATTCGTGCTGTTTATGGGCGGTTTGCGCTGGCGCTGGATTATCAGCGTGCTGGCGGCGGCCATACCGGTGGCGATTGCCATGTGGTTTTTCATCATGCACGACTACCAGAAGCAGCGAATCTTGACCTTCCTCGACCCTGAGAGCGATCCGCTGGGCACTGGCTGGAACATCATTCAGTCCAAGGCAGCCATCGGTTCGGGCGGCGTGTTTGGTAAAGGCTGGCTGCTGGGCACCCAGTCGCACCTGGACTTTCTGCCAGAAAGCCACACCGACTTCATCATCGCCGTTATGGGGGAGGAGTTCGGCCTGGTGGGCATTTGCGCGTTGCTGTTGATCTACCTGCTGTTGATTGGTCGCGGCCTGGTGATTACTGCCCAGGCACAGACGCTGTTCGGCAAGTTGCTGGCGGGCAGTTTGACCATGACTTTTTTTGTTTACGTTTTCGTCAACATCGGTATGGTCAGTGGCCTGTTGCCGGTGGTGGGTGTGCCATTGCCGTTTATTAGTTATGGCGGAACTTCGCTCGTGACGCTGCTGTCAGCGTTTGGAGTTTTGATGTCGATCCACACGCATCGAAAGTGGATCGCGCAAGTTTGATTAAGGTGAACAATTCAATGCAAGCAATGCGTGGCTGGGCCGCTCGATACGCGTCATGGGTGGGCCTGCTGGGTCTGTTCGGTGCCGCGCACAACGCGGTGGCCGGCGACTATGAAGGTTCGCCCCAAGTGGCTGAATTCGTCGGCGAGATGACCCGTGACTACGGGTTCGCCGGTGAACAGTTGATGGGCGTTTTCCGCGAGGCTGAGCGCAAGCAGGCCATTCTCGACGCTATTTCTCGCCCGGCCGAGCGCGTTAAACAGTGGAAAGAATACCGGCCGATGTTTCTGACCGATGCCCGGGTCGCCCGCGGTGTCGATTTCTGGCGTGAGCACGAAGCCGTACTGGCTCGTGCCGAGCAGGAATACGGCGTCCCGGCGCAGGTGATTGTGTCGATCATCGGCGTTGAAACCTTCTACGGTCGCAATACCGGCAATTACCGGGTGATCGATGCGTTGTCGACCCTGGGCTTTGATTACCCGCCGCGCGCCGAGTTTTTCCGCAAGGAATTGCGCGAATTCCTGTTGCTGGCCCGCGAAGAGCAAGTCGACCCGCTGAGCCTCAAAGGTTCTTACGCCGGTGCGATGGGCTTGCCGCAGTTCATGCCGAGCAGCTTTCGCGCCTATGCGGTGGACTTCGATAACGATGGCCACATCAATATCTGGAGCAACCCGGACGATGCCATTGGCAGCGTTGCCAGTTACTTCAAGCGCCATGGCTGGGTCGCGGGCGAGCCAGTGGTGGCCCGTGCCGACGTGCAGGGCGATCGGGTCGATGAAGGGTTGACCCAAGGGATTGAACCGGTCAAGACCGTCGGGGAGTTGCGAGCGCTGGGCTGGTCGAGTCATGATGCGCTGCGCGACGACATGCCCGTAACGGCGTTCCGTCTTGAAGGCGAAAAGGGTCCTGAATACTGGATGGGCCTGAAGAATTTTTATGCGATCACGCGCTACAACCGTAGCGTGATGTACGCCATGGCAGTGCATCAACTGTCCGACCTGCTGGTTCAAGCTCGGGGCAACAAGTAATGGCGTTTCCTGCGATCCGCACACCTTTGAAACTCGCTGCCTGCGCGGCGATGGCGCTGCTGGTGGTGAGCTGTTCGAGCAGTCGTTCGAGCAACCCGCAAACCTCGACCGCTATCAGCTCCAAGCCTGGGCTCGACATCAACCGCGCTCACAAAGACGGCGCGCCGTGGTGGGATGTCGATGTCTCGCGCATCCCGGATGCCACGCCGACGCTGCATACCGGACCTTACAAGGCCAACCCTTACACGGTATTGGGCAAAACCTACTTTCCGATGCAAGAGTCCAAGACCTATGTGGCCTCGGGCACTGCGTCCTGGTACGGCACCAAGTTCCACGGGCAGAACACCGCCAATGGCGAAGTGTATGACCTGTACGGCATGAGCGCCGCGCACAAAACGCTGCCATTGCCCAGCTACGTCAAAGTGACCAACCTGGACAATGGCAAGACCGTGGTTTTGCGGGTCAACGACCGTGGGCCGTTCTATTCGGACCGTATCATCGACTTGTCGTACGCCGCGGCCAAAAAACTCGGCTATGCCGAAACGGGCACGGCTCGGGTCAAGGTTGAAGGCATTGACCCGCAAGCCTGGTGGGCTCAGCGTGGTCGCCCGGCGCCGTTAATGCTCAACGAGCCTAAAGTAGCGCAAGCGGCACCCGGTTTGACAGTGTCGACCGGCAAAGTGGAGCAGTGGACACCGCCGCCTCAGCAGCACGCTTCGGACGTGATTCCGCCCGTGGTTGCGCAAAAGGGCCAGGGCACTTATCTGCAAGTCGGCGCATTTGCCAATCCGGACGCTGCCGAGTTGCTTCGATCCAAACTCAGTGGCATGGTCAGCGCACCCGTCTTTATCAGCTCGATTGTGCGCAATCAGCAAACTTTGCACCGCGTTCGCCTGGGGCCGATTGCCTCGGCCGGTGAAGTGCAGAACATGCAAAACAGCGTGCGATCGGCCAATTTGGGTCAGCCAAGCGTTGTGACGGATCAGTAACACTGATTGAAGCGTTGGGCCTTGAACCCCGGAGGCCCAAACGCAGTTGCAAGGATCAACAATAAAAGCCTGTCCAGAGGCTGGCTTGCAACTGAATACGCGACAGCCCGTCAAACGGCTGTCACAAAAGTTTTGCCCGCGAGGGTAAGTTTTCATTAACAAATTCGAGAGACGGATGAACATCACCACCTTTGCCAAACGCCTGTGCCTGCTTGTCCCGCTGATCATCACCCCGGCTGCCTGGGCAGTCGAGATGATGCCGTCGCCGCCACAGTTGGCTGCCAAGTCCTACGTTCTGATGGATGCCAACAGCGGTAACGTGCTGGTTGAAAACAACGGCGACCAGCGCCTGCCGCCCGCCAGCCTGACCAAGCTGATGACCGCCTACATCGCGACCCTGGAAATCCGTCGTGGCCAGATTGGCGAGAACGACCCGGTGACTGTCAGCGAGAACGCCTGGCGCACAGGTGGTTCGCGCATGTTCATCAAGGTCGGCACCCAAGTGTCGGTCAGCGACCTGCTGCACGGGATCATCATTCAGTCGGGTAACGACGCCAGCGTTGCGCTCTCTGAGCACATCGCCGGCAGCGAAGACGCCTTCGCAGACATGATGAACAAAACCGCTGGCGACCTGGGCATGAGCAACAGTCACTTCATGAACCCGACCGGTCTGCCGAACCCTGAGCACTACTCGTCGGCTCACGACATGTCGTTGCTGGCTCGCGCAATCATTCACGAAGACCCGACTCACTACGCGATCTACTCGCAGAAAGAGTTCTTCTGGAACGGTATCAAACAGCCTAACCGCAACTTGTTGCTGTGGCGTGACAAGACCGTTGATGGCCTGAAAACCGGCCACACCGACGAAGCCGGCTACTGCATGGTGTCTTCGGCTGTACGTGATGGCATGCGCCTGATCGCCGTGGTATTCGGTACTAACAGCGAAGCGGCCCGTGCGGCTGAAACTCAGAAACTGCTGACCTACGGCTTCCGTTTCTTTGAAACCCAAACCTTCTACCAGAAAGGCACTGAGCTGGCTCAGGCTCCGGTCTGGAAAGGCACCACGCATCAGGTTAAAGCCGGTCTGGCCGATGACCTGACCATGACGTTGCCTAAAGGCCAATTGAAAAAGCTGGCTGCCAGCATGACCATGAACCCACAACTGATGGCGCCTATCGCCAAAGGTGATGTGATCGGTAAGGTTGAGGTCAAGCTGGACGACAAGGTTGTGCACAGCGCCGACCTGATCGCCCTTGAGCCGGTTGAGGAAGGTGGTATTTTCCGCCGCGTGTGGGATAGCATCCGTCTATTCTTCTACGGGATGTTCAACTGATAGCACTCCCCCTGCGTGACCCCGTGCTTACCCTGCACGGGGTCATTCTGTAGTCCTGGGCTTACGAGGCCAATACGCCATGACCGACACCGAAGTAAAGGCGCCAAAGATCGAATTCCCTAACGTGGATTACCCGGTTAAGGTGATCAGCGACACGGGTGTGGGCAACAAAGACAAGATCATTGATATCGTCAAGAAATACGCAACGGTCAATGACGACCGCATTGACGAGCGCCAAAGCACCAATGGCAAATACACCACGATCCAGTTGCACATTGTTGCGACCGATCAAGACCAGCTGTACAACATCAACAGCGAATTGCGAGCCACCGGCTTCGTACACATGGTGCTGTGATGTCGCAGGTCTTGGGTATTCGCGAGCTGGGTCAGCTCGACTACGAGCGCACGTGGCTGGCGATGCAGCGTTTCACTGAAGAGCGCAAGCATAAGCCGGACACGCAAGACGAAGTCTGGCTGGTGCAGCATCCGCCCGTGTTTACCCAAGGTCAGGCAGGCAAGGCCGAACATCTGTTATTGCCGGGTGATATTCCTGTGGTCAAGTCAGACCGCGGTGGGCAAGTGACGTATCACGGGCCTGGCCAATTGGTCGCTTACCTGTTGCTGGACGTGCGCCGCCTTGGTTTTGGCGTACGAGAACTGGTGAGCCGGATGGAGCATTGCCTGATCGACCTGCTGGACACTTATGGTGTGACAGCAGCGGCCAAGGCTGATGCCCCGGGCGTTTACGTTGACGGCGCGAAAATCGCCTCTCTGGGTCTGCGTATTCGCAATGGCTGCTCTTTTCACGGCCTGGCCCTGAATGTGGACATGGACCTGGAACCGTTTGGACGGATTAACCCCTGTGGTTATGCGGGGCTGGCGATGACCCAGTTGCGTGACCGTGCAGGGCCGATTGAATTTGCCGAGGTGAGTGCCCGGCTGCGCGTGCAGCTCGTCAAACACCTCGACTATGCTGAGCAGACGACCCTAACGGGCGGAATCGATTGATATGACTACTGCGCAAGACGCTGTTCAAACCCTGATCCCGACGCTGGATATCTCCGAACGTGTGGCCCGTGCGCAAGAGGCCCGTTCCAAGGTTGAGACCGGCGTTAAATTGCGCGGTGCCGAAAAGGTTGCGCGTATCCCGGTAAAGATTATTCCGACCACCGAGTTGCCAAAGAAACCGGACTGGATTCGCGTGCGCATCCCGGTGTCGCCGGAAGTCGATCGCATCAAGGCCTTGCTGCGTAAGCACAAGTTGCACAGCGTGTGCGAAGAAGCGTCCTGCCCGAACCTGGGCGAATGCTTCTCGGGTGGCACGGCGACGTTCATGATCATGGGCGACATCTGCACCCGTCGCTGCCCGTTCTGTGACGTGGGCCACGGCCGTCCGAAGCCATTGGATGTCAACGAGCCTGAAAGCCTGGCGATTGCCATTGCTGACCTGCGTTTGAAGTACGTGGTAATTACCTCGGTAGACCGCGACGACCTGCGTGACGGTGGTGCTCAGCACTTTGCCGACTGCATTCGCGAAATCCGTCGACTGTCGCCGAACGTCCTGCTCGAAACCCTGGTTCCGGACTACCGTGGCCGCATGGACATCGCGCTGGAAATCACTGCCGCCGAGCCGCCAGACGTCTTCAACCACAACCTCGAAACCGTGCCGCGCCTGTACAAGGCTGCGCGTCCGGGTTCTGACTACCAGTGGTCGCTGACCTTGCTGCAACGCTTCAAGCAAATGATGCCGCACATCCCGACCA
This window encodes:
- a CDS encoding D-alanyl-D-alanine carboxypeptidase family protein; protein product: MNITTFAKRLCLLVPLIITPAAWAVEMMPSPPQLAAKSYVLMDANSGNVLVENNGDQRLPPASLTKLMTAYIATLEIRRGQIGENDPVTVSENAWRTGGSRMFIKVGTQVSVSDLLHGIIIQSGNDASVALSEHIAGSEDAFADMMNKTAGDLGMSNSHFMNPTGLPNPEHYSSAHDMSLLARAIIHEDPTHYAIYSQKEFFWNGIKQPNRNLLLWRDKTVDGLKTGHTDEAGYCMVSSAVRDGMRLIAVVFGTNSEAARAAETQKLLTYGFRFFETQTFYQKGTELAQAPVWKGTTHQVKAGLADDLTMTLPKGQLKKLAASMTMNPQLMAPIAKGDVIGKVEVKLDDKVVHSADLIALEPVEEGGIFRRVWDSIRLFFYGMFN
- the rodA gene encoding rod shape-determining protein RodA; this encodes MRRRATLLQRLHIDGPLLILLLTLAAGSLFVLYSASGKSWDLLSKQATSFGIGLVSMFIIAQLEPRFMARWVPIGYLAGVMLLVVVDVMGHNAMGATRWINIPGVIRFQPSEFMKILMPATIAWYLSKRTLPPQLKHVAVSLLLIGIPFGLIVRQPDLGTALLVLAGGAFVLFMGGLRWRWIISVLAAAIPVAIAMWFFIMHDYQKQRILTFLDPESDPLGTGWNIIQSKAAIGSGGVFGKGWLLGTQSHLDFLPESHTDFIIAVMGEEFGLVGICALLLIYLLLIGRGLVITAQAQTLFGKLLAGSLTMTFFVYVFVNIGMVSGLLPVVGVPLPFISYGGTSLVTLLSAFGVLMSIHTHRKWIAQV
- a CDS encoding septal ring lytic transglycosylase RlpA family protein translates to MAFPAIRTPLKLAACAAMALLVVSCSSSRSSNPQTSTAISSKPGLDINRAHKDGAPWWDVDVSRIPDATPTLHTGPYKANPYTVLGKTYFPMQESKTYVASGTASWYGTKFHGQNTANGEVYDLYGMSAAHKTLPLPSYVKVTNLDNGKTVVLRVNDRGPFYSDRIIDLSYAAAKKLGYAETGTARVKVEGIDPQAWWAQRGRPAPLMLNEPKVAQAAPGLTVSTGKVEQWTPPPQQHASDVIPPVVAQKGQGTYLQVGAFANPDAAELLRSKLSGMVSAPVFISSIVRNQQTLHRVRLGPIASAGEVQNMQNSVRSANLGQPSVVTDQ
- a CDS encoding DUF493 domain-containing protein, whose amino-acid sequence is MTDTEVKAPKIEFPNVDYPVKVISDTGVGNKDKIIDIVKKYATVNDDRIDERQSTNGKYTTIQLHIVATDQDQLYNINSELRATGFVHMVL
- the lipB gene encoding lipoyl(octanoyl) transferase LipB, coding for MSQVLGIRELGQLDYERTWLAMQRFTEERKHKPDTQDEVWLVQHPPVFTQGQAGKAEHLLLPGDIPVVKSDRGGQVTYHGPGQLVAYLLLDVRRLGFGVRELVSRMEHCLIDLLDTYGVTAAAKADAPGVYVDGAKIASLGLRIRNGCSFHGLALNVDMDLEPFGRINPCGYAGLAMTQLRDRAGPIEFAEVSARLRVQLVKHLDYAEQTTLTGGID
- the lipA gene encoding lipoyl synthase; translated protein: MTTAQDAVQTLIPTLDISERVARAQEARSKVETGVKLRGAEKVARIPVKIIPTTELPKKPDWIRVRIPVSPEVDRIKALLRKHKLHSVCEEASCPNLGECFSGGTATFMIMGDICTRRCPFCDVGHGRPKPLDVNEPESLAIAIADLRLKYVVITSVDRDDLRDGGAQHFADCIREIRRLSPNVLLETLVPDYRGRMDIALEITAAEPPDVFNHNLETVPRLYKAARPGSDYQWSLTLLQRFKQMMPHIPTKSGLMLGLGETDDEVIEVMKRMREHDIDMLTLGQYLQPSRSHLPVQRFVHPDTFAWFAEEGYKMGFKNVASGPLVRSSYHADEQAKLVKNMLVGA
- the mltB gene encoding lytic murein transglycosylase B, which produces MQAMRGWAARYASWVGLLGLFGAAHNAVAGDYEGSPQVAEFVGEMTRDYGFAGEQLMGVFREAERKQAILDAISRPAERVKQWKEYRPMFLTDARVARGVDFWREHEAVLARAEQEYGVPAQVIVSIIGVETFYGRNTGNYRVIDALSTLGFDYPPRAEFFRKELREFLLLAREEQVDPLSLKGSYAGAMGLPQFMPSSFRAYAVDFDNDGHINIWSNPDDAIGSVASYFKRHGWVAGEPVVARADVQGDRVDEGLTQGIEPVKTVGELRALGWSSHDALRDDMPVTAFRLEGEKGPEYWMGLKNFYAITRYNRSVMYAMAVHQLSDLLVQARGNK